The following proteins come from a genomic window of Pseudomonas cichorii:
- the rluC gene encoding 23S rRNA pseudouridine(955/2504/2580) synthase RluC: MTNIAPPTPGVQLVEVAPELAGQRIDNFLITYLKGVPKTLIYRILRKGEVRVNKGRIKPEYKLQAGDIVRVPPVRVPERDEPVPVAQGLLQRLEAAIVYEDKALIVLNKPAGIAVHGGSGLSFGVIEAFRQLRPDAKELELVHRLDRDTSGLLMIAKKRSMLRHLHAALRGDGVDKRYMALVRGHWATAQKQVNAPLLKSNLRSGERMVEVNDEGKEALTIFKVLRRFGDFATMVEAKPVTGRTHQIRVHTLHAGHSIAGDTKYGDEDFSREIRDLGGKRLFLHAYMLTVPLPDGGELKLQAPVDEMWAKTVERLSAS; this comes from the coding sequence ATGACGAATATTGCCCCCCCAACCCCCGGCGTTCAGCTGGTAGAGGTTGCCCCGGAACTTGCCGGTCAACGCATCGATAACTTTCTGATCACTTATCTCAAGGGTGTGCCCAAGACCTTGATTTACCGCATTTTGCGCAAAGGCGAAGTGCGTGTGAACAAGGGGCGGATCAAGCCCGAGTACAAGTTGCAGGCGGGCGACATCGTGCGCGTTCCGCCTGTGCGTGTGCCTGAGCGTGATGAGCCGGTACCGGTTGCACAAGGTCTTTTGCAGCGCCTCGAGGCGGCCATTGTCTATGAAGACAAGGCCCTGATCGTGCTCAACAAGCCGGCCGGCATTGCCGTGCATGGCGGTAGCGGCCTGAGTTTCGGTGTCATCGAAGCCTTTCGCCAGTTGCGGCCCGATGCCAAGGAGCTTGAGCTTGTACACAGGCTGGACCGCGACACTTCCGGTCTGCTGATGATCGCCAAGAAGCGCAGCATGTTGCGCCACCTGCACGCTGCCTTGCGTGGCGACGGTGTCGACAAGCGCTACATGGCGCTGGTTCGCGGACACTGGGCGACGGCCCAGAAACAGGTCAATGCGCCATTGCTCAAAAGCAACCTGCGTTCCGGTGAGCGCATGGTCGAGGTCAATGACGAAGGCAAGGAGGCCCTGACGATTTTCAAGGTCCTGCGCCGTTTCGGTGATTTCGCGACCATGGTCGAGGCCAAGCCTGTCACGGGGCGTACCCACCAGATTCGTGTTCACACATTGCATGCCGGGCATTCGATTGCCGGCGATACCAAGTATGGCGATGAAGATTTCAGTCGCGAGATTCGCGACCTGGGCGGCAAGCGCCTGTTCCTGCATGCCTATATGCTTACCGTGCCATTGCCAGATGGTGGCGAACTGAAGTTGCAGGCCCCGGTCGATGAGATGTGGGCCAAGACCGTGGAGCGTTTGAGTGCGTCGTGA
- the rne gene encoding ribonuclease E — protein sequence MKRMLINATQPEELRVALVDGQRLYDLDIESGAREQKKANIYKGRITRIEPSLEAAFVDFGSERHGFLPLKEISREYFKKSPEGRVNIKDVLSEGQEVIVQVEKEERGNKGAALTTFISLAGRYLVLMPNNPRAGGISRRIEGEERNELREALNGLIAPADMGLIVRTAGLGRSSEEMQWDLDYLLQLWTAIKEASQDRAAPFLIYQESNVIIRAIRDYLRQDIGEVLIDSIEAQEEALTFIRQVMPQYASKIKLYEDSVPLFNRFQIESQIETAFQRVVELPSGGSIVIDPTEALVSIDINSARATKGSDIEETALQTNLEAAEEIARQLRLRDIGGLIVIDFIDMTPAKNQRAVEEKVRESLEADRARVQVGRISRFGLLEMSRQRLRPSLGESSGIVCPRCNGTGIIRDVESLSLAILRLIEEEALKDRTAEVRAQVPIPVAAFLLNEKRNSITKIELRTRARIIILPNDHLETPHFEVQRLRDDSPEAHNNQTSYEIAAAAAEVEEMAPQAAATRTLVRQEAAVKTAPARANAPVPAQAAAPVAAPVAHEPSLFKGLVKSLVSLFATKEEPAAPVVVEKPATERPARNEERRNGRQQSRGRNNRRDEERKPREERAPREERAERAPREERAPREERAPREPREVRDDSAPREERPARAPREERAPRERKPREAREDRPVRELREPLDAAPAAAREERPERAPREERQPRQPREERQPREEQAAAAVSEEELLNNEELASEENQEGSEGERPRRRSRGQRRRSNRRERQRDANGNVIEGSEENEGNDDAAQVVTAAVAAGVISAPAEAQANRQAEIANAATETPAETTAEEAPAPVVEAPAAEAQPVEAQVVEAPAVEAPVAETAVKAEAAPEVEVQPAAVEAPVRAAQAELFEAPKAENVVPFTPTPEPTPEVAVEAPAAADVPATESTELPVPAPAAEPVLVQEEPAPYAAAPQAVEPEPAPQAEPAPAVVAETPALPVSSNGRAPNDPREVRRRKREEEERRRQEAEQAAASSTEAAPAEAVTEEKAEEAVAAQQQPQAKEETEPKPLV from the coding sequence ATGAAAAGAATGCTGATTAACGCAACTCAACCCGAAGAGTTGCGTGTTGCTCTGGTAGACGGCCAGCGCCTCTACGACCTGGACATCGAGTCCGGTGCACGCGAGCAGAAGAAGGCCAATATCTATAAAGGCCGGATCACCCGCATCGAGCCAAGCCTGGAGGCTGCCTTTGTCGATTTCGGCTCTGAGCGCCACGGCTTCCTGCCCCTCAAGGAAATCTCCCGCGAATACTTCAAGAAGTCTCCTGAAGGCCGCGTGAACATCAAGGACGTCCTGAGCGAAGGCCAGGAAGTCATCGTCCAGGTCGAAAAGGAAGAACGTGGCAACAAGGGCGCAGCCCTGACCACCTTCATCAGCCTGGCTGGCCGCTATCTGGTCCTGATGCCCAACAACCCGCGTGCCGGTGGCATTTCGCGCCGCATCGAAGGCGAAGAGCGCAACGAACTGCGTGAAGCCCTCAACGGCCTGATCGCACCTGCCGATATGGGTCTGATCGTTCGCACTGCCGGCCTCGGCCGCAGCAGCGAAGAAATGCAGTGGGACCTCGACTACCTGCTGCAACTCTGGACCGCCATCAAGGAAGCGTCCCAGGATCGTGCCGCGCCCTTCCTGATCTACCAGGAAAGCAACGTCATCATCCGCGCCATCCGCGACTACCTGCGCCAGGACATCGGTGAAGTCCTGATCGACAGCATCGAAGCCCAGGAAGAAGCCCTGACCTTCATCCGTCAGGTGATGCCGCAGTACGCCAGCAAGATCAAGCTGTACGAAGACAGCGTTCCGCTGTTCAACCGCTTCCAGATCGAAAGCCAGATCGAAACCGCCTTCCAGCGCGTCGTCGAACTGCCTTCCGGCGGCTCCATCGTCATCGATCCGACCGAAGCCCTGGTGTCCATCGACATCAACTCGGCGCGCGCCACCAAAGGCAGCGACATCGAAGAAACCGCCCTGCAGACCAACCTCGAAGCAGCCGAAGAAATCGCCCGTCAGTTGCGCCTGCGCGACATCGGCGGCCTGATCGTCATCGACTTCATCGACATGACCCCTGCCAAGAACCAGCGCGCCGTGGAAGAGAAAGTCCGCGAAAGCCTGGAAGCTGACCGCGCCCGCGTTCAGGTCGGTCGCATCTCGCGCTTCGGTCTGCTGGAAATGTCCCGTCAGCGCCTGCGCCCTTCCCTGGGTGAAAGCAGCGGCATCGTCTGCCCGCGCTGCAACGGCACCGGCATCATCCGTGACGTCGAGTCCCTGTCGCTGGCTATCCTGCGCCTGATCGAAGAAGAAGCCCTGAAAGACCGTACTGCCGAAGTACGCGCCCAGGTGCCGATCCCGGTCGCGGCCTTCCTGCTCAACGAAAAACGCAACTCGATCACCAAGATCGAACTGCGCACTCGCGCCCGCATCATCATCCTGCCGAACGATCATCTGGAAACGCCGCACTTCGAAGTCCAGCGTTTGCGCGATGACAGCCCGGAAGCGCACAACAACCAGACCAGCTACGAAATCGCCGCTGCCGCTGCCGAAGTGGAAGAAATGGCACCGCAAGCTGCTGCCACCCGCACCCTGGTTCGCCAGGAAGCGGCGGTCAAGACCGCACCAGCCCGCGCCAACGCACCGGTTCCAGCCCAGGCTGCCGCTCCGGTTGCAGCACCTGTCGCTCACGAGCCAAGCCTGTTCAAGGGCCTGGTGAAATCCCTGGTGAGCCTGTTCGCCACCAAGGAAGAGCCTGCTGCACCGGTTGTCGTGGAAAAACCGGCCACCGAGCGCCCTGCCCGCAACGAAGAGCGTCGCAACGGTCGTCAACAGAGCCGTGGCCGCAACAACCGCCGCGACGAAGAGCGCAAGCCGCGTGAAGAACGCGCACCTCGCGAAGAGCGTGCCGAGCGCGCCCCACGCGAAGAACGTGCTCCTCGTGAAGAACGCGCTCCACGCGAACCTCGTGAAGTCCGTGACGATTCGGCTCCACGTGAAGAGCGTCCGGCTCGCGCACCACGCGAAGAACGCGCACCTCGTGAGCGCAAGCCACGCGAAGCACGTGAAGACCGTCCGGTACGTGAACTGCGCGAACCTCTGGATGCAGCGCCAGCCGCCGCCCGTGAAGAACGCCCTGAGCGCGCTCCACGTGAAGAACGCCAGCCACGCCAGCCTCGTGAAGAGCGTCAGCCACGCGAAGAGCAGGCCGCAGCAGCGGTCAGCGAAGAAGAGTTGCTGAACAACGAAGAACTGGCCAGCGAAGAGAACCAGGAAGGCAGCGAAGGCGAACGCCCTCGTCGTCGCTCCCGCGGTCAGCGCCGTCGCAGCAATCGTCGTGAGCGTCAGCGTGACGCCAACGGCAATGTGATCGAAGGCTCCGAAGAAAACGAAGGCAATGACGATGCAGCTCAGGTCGTGACTGCTGCGGTCGCTGCTGGCGTAATCAGTGCTCCGGCCGAGGCGCAAGCCAACCGCCAGGCAGAAATCGCCAACGCAGCAACTGAAACGCCTGCCGAGACAACTGCCGAAGAAGCACCGGCGCCTGTTGTCGAAGCACCTGCTGCCGAAGCCCAGCCAGTGGAAGCTCAGGTTGTAGAGGCCCCGGCCGTTGAAGCACCTGTTGCCGAAACTGCTGTAAAAGCCGAAGCAGCGCCTGAAGTCGAAGTGCAACCAGCAGCAGTCGAAGCCCCGGTACGTGCGGCCCAGGCTGAACTGTTCGAAGCGCCAAAGGCTGAAAATGTCGTGCCGTTCACGCCGACACCAGAGCCGACTCCGGAAGTTGCGGTAGAAGCGCCTGCTGCGGCAGACGTGCCAGCGACCGAGTCCACCGAGCTGCCAGTGCCTGCACCAGCCGCCGAGCCTGTACTTGTTCAGGAGGAGCCTGCTCCTTATGCAGCAGCACCACAAGCCGTGGAGCCAGAGCCGGCACCGCAAGCAGAGCCTGCTCCTGCCGTAGTCGCTGAAACTCCAGCACTGCCAGTCAGCAGCAATGGTCGTGCACCGAACGATCCACGCGAAGTTCGTCGCCGCAAGCGCGAGGAAGAAGAGCGTCGTCGCCAGGAAGCTGAACAGGCTGCTGCCAGCAGCACTGAAGCCGCACCTGCCGAAGCGGTAACCGAAGAAAAGGCCGAAGAAGCCGTTGCTGCACAGCAACAGCCTCAAGCCAAGGAAGAGACCGAGCCTAAACCTCTCGTCTGA
- the murB gene encoding UDP-N-acetylmuramate dehydrogenase: MTLQVQSGVSLKPFNTFGVDVQAQLFAEARDDQEVHQALAYSAEHDVPLLVIGGGSNLLLTDDVRALVLRMASRGIRIVKEDCAQGIIEAEAGEPWHPFVQSCLQLGFAGLENLSLIPGTVGAAPMQNIGAYGVEIKDVFHSLTALDRQSGELCEFSLEDCRFGYRDSVFKQQPGRWLILRVRFTLQRAPSLHLEYGPVRQRLDAMGIKEPTPFDVSRAICEIRSEKLPDPAVLGNAGSFFKNPLVTAGQSEAIKRNYPGVVGYPQADGRVKLAAGWLIEQAGWKGFREGDAGVHALQSLVLVNHGQATGLQLLSLARRIQADIAERFGVELEMEPNLY, translated from the coding sequence ATGACCTTGCAGGTGCAGTCCGGGGTTTCCCTCAAACCCTTCAATACCTTTGGCGTTGACGTGCAGGCGCAACTGTTCGCCGAGGCCCGTGACGATCAGGAAGTGCATCAGGCCTTGGCCTACAGCGCCGAGCATGATGTGCCTTTGCTGGTGATTGGCGGTGGCAGCAATCTGCTGCTGACCGACGACGTCCGGGCGCTGGTACTGCGCATGGCCAGTCGCGGGATTCGTATCGTCAAGGAAGATTGTGCGCAGGGCATTATCGAGGCAGAGGCGGGCGAGCCCTGGCATCCCTTCGTGCAGTCATGTCTGCAACTGGGTTTTGCCGGTCTGGAAAACCTGAGTCTGATTCCCGGCACGGTGGGCGCTGCCCCGATGCAGAACATCGGTGCCTATGGCGTCGAGATCAAGGATGTTTTCCATAGCCTGACGGCGCTGGATCGTCAGAGCGGCGAGTTGTGTGAGTTTTCCCTGGAAGACTGTCGGTTCGGTTACCGCGACAGCGTATTCAAGCAACAACCTGGTCGTTGGCTGATTCTACGTGTGCGCTTTACCTTGCAGCGTGCGCCTTCCCTGCATCTGGAGTACGGGCCGGTTCGCCAGCGCCTGGACGCTATGGGGATCAAGGAGCCGACTCCTTTTGATGTCAGCCGCGCCATCTGCGAGATCCGCAGTGAAAAACTGCCGGACCCTGCGGTGCTGGGCAATGCCGGGAGTTTCTTCAAGAACCCGTTGGTGACGGCCGGGCAGAGCGAAGCCATCAAGCGCAATTATCCGGGCGTGGTGGGTTATCCCCAGGCCGATGGTCGCGTGAAACTGGCGGCTGGCTGGTTGATCGAGCAGGCAGGCTGGAAGGGGTTTCGTGAGGGTGATGCTGGTGTGCATGCGCTTCAGTCGCTGGTGCTGGTCAATCATGGCCAGGCCACGGGCCTGCAATTGCTGAGCCTTGCCCGTCGCATTCAGGCGGACATTGCCGAGCGTTTTGGCGTGGAGCTGGAGATGGAGCCCAATCTGTACTGA
- the kdsB gene encoding 3-deoxy-manno-octulosonate cytidylyltransferase, producing the protein MTTAFTVVIPARFGSSRFPGKPLKTIAGKPMIQHVWEQACKSSAERVVVATDDGRIFEACQAFGAQVLMTRDDHNSGTDRLAEVAEQLGLAADAIVVNVQGDEPMIPPAVIDQVAANLAAHPEAGISTLAEPVDDVAALFNPNVVKVVADVNGLALTFSRAPLPWARDALASSREVLPEGVPYRRHIGIYAYRAGFLHDFVSWGPCWLENTESLEQLRALWNGVRIHVADAVETPPAGVDTPEDLERVRRLLEI; encoded by the coding sequence ATGACAACGGCTTTCACGGTAGTCATCCCGGCACGTTTCGGCTCCAGCCGCTTTCCCGGCAAACCCCTGAAAACCATTGCGGGCAAGCCGATGATCCAGCATGTCTGGGAGCAGGCCTGCAAAAGCAGCGCTGAACGTGTCGTGGTTGCCACCGATGACGGGCGGATTTTCGAGGCCTGTCAGGCATTCGGTGCCCAGGTTCTGATGACGCGTGACGATCACAACTCCGGTACCGACCGTCTGGCTGAAGTGGCCGAGCAGTTGGGGCTGGCGGCTGATGCCATTGTGGTCAATGTCCAGGGTGACGAGCCGATGATCCCGCCAGCGGTTATCGATCAGGTAGCGGCCAATCTTGCGGCGCACCCTGAAGCGGGGATTTCGACCCTGGCCGAGCCGGTGGACGATGTGGCTGCGCTGTTCAATCCGAATGTGGTCAAGGTGGTCGCGGATGTAAACGGCCTGGCCCTGACGTTCAGCCGGGCGCCACTGCCCTGGGCGCGTGATGCTCTGGCCAGCAGTCGGGAGGTGTTACCTGAAGGCGTGCCTTATCGCCGACATATCGGTATCTATGCCTACCGTGCCGGTTTCCTGCATGACTTCGTTAGTTGGGGGCCTTGCTGGCTGGAAAACACCGAAAGCCTGGAGCAGTTGCGAGCGCTCTGGAATGGCGTGCGCATTCATGTGGCCGATGCGGTGGAAACGCCGCCTGCCGGTGTCGATACGCCTGAAGACCTTGAGCGTGTAAGGCGCTTGCTGGAGATTTGA
- a CDS encoding Trm112 family protein produces the protein MDTKLLDILACPISKGPLKLSADKTELISKGAGLAYPIRDGIPVMLETEARTLTAEERLEK, from the coding sequence ATGGACACCAAACTGCTCGATATCCTCGCTTGCCCGATCAGCAAAGGACCGCTGAAGCTCAGTGCCGACAAGACCGAACTGATCAGCAAAGGCGCAGGCCTTGCTTACCCGATTCGTGATGGCATCCCGGTGATGCTGGAAACCGAAGCGCGCACCCTGACGGCTGAAGAGCGCCTGGAAAAATGA
- the lpxK gene encoding tetraacyldisaccharide 4'-kinase, whose amino-acid sequence MALTDRLLEAWYKGHPALVLLRPLESLYRRVVNGKRERFLAGEGEIYRAPVPVVVVGNITVGGTGKTPLILWMIEHCRSRGLRVGVVSRGYGAKPPSLPWRVLPQQSADEAGDEPLLIVQRCGVPLMIDPDRSSAVRALLAAEPLDLILSDDGLQHYRLARDLELVLIDAARGLGNRRCLPAGPLREPVERLNSVDALLYNGALEDRDDGYGFVLKPSALINLRSGERQPVDYFPAGQAVHAVAGIGNPQRFFNTLEGLHWRPVPHAFADHAVYSAQTLAFTPSLPVIMTEKDAVKCRSFAADDWWYLAVDAVPGAAFVNWFDEQLTRLFP is encoded by the coding sequence ATGGCACTTACCGATCGTTTGCTTGAAGCCTGGTACAAAGGCCATCCGGCGCTGGTGCTGTTGCGTCCCCTTGAGAGCCTTTACCGGCGTGTCGTGAACGGCAAGCGTGAGCGCTTTCTTGCCGGTGAGGGCGAGATCTACCGGGCACCGGTGCCGGTCGTGGTGGTGGGCAACATTACCGTGGGCGGCACGGGCAAGACGCCGCTGATCCTCTGGATGATCGAACACTGCCGAAGCCGTGGCCTGAGGGTCGGAGTGGTCAGTCGCGGCTATGGAGCCAAACCCCCAAGCCTGCCGTGGCGGGTGCTGCCGCAGCAGAGTGCCGACGAGGCGGGCGACGAGCCGCTGCTGATCGTGCAGCGTTGTGGCGTGCCGCTCATGATCGACCCTGATCGCAGCAGTGCCGTGCGCGCCTTGCTGGCTGCCGAGCCGCTGGACCTGATCCTCAGTGATGACGGCTTGCAGCATTACCGTCTGGCCCGTGATCTTGAGCTGGTGCTGATCGATGCCGCGCGTGGGCTGGGCAACCGCCGTTGCCTGCCTGCCGGTCCCTTGCGCGAGCCGGTCGAACGGCTCAACAGTGTCGATGCCTTGCTCTACAACGGCGCCCTTGAAGATCGCGACGACGGCTATGGCTTTGTGCTCAAGCCTTCGGCCCTGATCAACCTGCGCAGCGGCGAGCGTCAGCCGGTGGACTATTTCCCCGCCGGTCAGGCAGTGCATGCCGTGGCCGGCATCGGTAACCCGCAACGTTTCTTCAATACCCTTGAAGGATTACACTGGCGGCCCGTACCCCACGCTTTTGCCGACCATGCGGTCTACAGCGCTCAAACGCTTGCTTTCACGCCATCGCTGCCCGTGATCATGACCGAGAAGGATGCCGTGAAATGCCGGTCTTTCGCGGCCGATGACTGGTGGTATCTGGCGGTGGATGCGGTGCCGGGTGCTGCCTTCGTCAACTGGTTCGATGAGCAACTGACACGTCTTTTTCCATAA
- a CDS encoding ExbD/TolR family protein — protein sequence MKFRRRKPRENIDINLVSLIDVVFILLLFFIVTTTFTRETQLRVDLPQAVTGTPDTEANLKHLDIAINADGLFSLNNQLLPKNDLATLIEALQRESAGDTSLPLSISADGKTPHQSVITAMDAAGKLGFSHLRMTTVEANQAN from the coding sequence GTGAAATTTCGCCGTCGCAAGCCTCGGGAGAACATCGACATCAACCTCGTGTCGTTGATCGACGTGGTGTTTATCCTGTTGCTGTTTTTCATCGTCACCACGACATTCACCCGTGAAACCCAGCTGCGTGTGGATCTGCCCCAGGCGGTGACGGGCACTCCGGATACCGAGGCCAACCTCAAGCACCTGGATATCGCCATCAATGCCGACGGCCTGTTTTCCCTGAACAACCAGTTGCTGCCGAAAAACGATCTGGCGACCCTGATCGAAGCCCTGCAACGCGAGTCGGCGGGCGATACCAGCCTGCCACTTTCGATCAGTGCCGATGGCAAGACTCCCCACCAATCGGTCATTACGGCCATGGACGCCGCAGGCAAGCTGGGTTTCAGCCATCTGCGCATGACCACGGTCGAGGCCAACCAGGCTAACTGA
- a CDS encoding MotA/TolQ/ExbB proton channel family protein yields the protein MWELVKSGGWMMLPIILSSIAAAGIIIERLWTLRASRITPPHLLGQVWQWIQEKKLDNEKLKLLRADSPLGEILAAGLANSKHGREIMKECIEEAAARVIHDLERYLSALGSIAAMAPLLGLLGTVLGMIDIFGSFNSSGATANAGALAGGISKALICTASGLIVAIPAIFFHRFLQSRVDELVVGMEQQAIRLVEVVQGDRDVDLVDAPVDLKSQARAGGKKK from the coding sequence GTGTGGGAACTGGTCAAATCTGGCGGCTGGATGATGTTGCCGATCATTTTGAGTTCCATCGCCGCTGCCGGCATCATCATTGAGCGTCTGTGGACGCTGCGTGCCAGCCGCATCACGCCGCCGCACCTGCTGGGGCAGGTCTGGCAATGGATTCAGGAAAAGAAACTCGACAACGAAAAGCTCAAGTTACTGCGCGCCGATTCGCCACTGGGTGAAATCCTGGCGGCGGGTCTGGCCAACTCCAAGCATGGTCGCGAGATCATGAAAGAGTGCATTGAAGAAGCGGCCGCACGAGTCATCCATGATCTTGAGCGCTACCTCAGTGCCCTGGGCTCCATCGCCGCCATGGCTCCCCTATTGGGTCTGCTGGGTACGGTGCTGGGCATGATCGATATCTTCGGTTCGTTCAACAGTTCGGGCGCCACGGCCAATGCCGGTGCGCTGGCTGGCGGTATTTCCAAGGCGCTGATCTGTACGGCATCGGGCCTGATCGTCGCGATTCCGGCGATTTTCTTCCATCGTTTCCTGCAAAGCCGAGTCGATGAGCTGGTGGTCGGCATGGAGCAACAGGCCATTCGTCTGGTGGAAGTGGTGCAGGGCGACCGTGATGTCGATCTGGTGGACGCGCCGGTCGATCTGAAATCCCAGGCCCGTGCCGGGGGCAAGAAGAAGTGA
- a CDS encoding DNA internalization-related competence protein ComEC/Rec2: MRTGMIALALGLLALRFLPVLPPVWLLLLMPVLALMLLPFRTYPVALFLFGLTWACVSAKSALDDRLLPRLDGQTLWLQGKVVGLPGAAEGVVRFELEDATSRRARLPQLLRVAWYGGPEVRSGERWKLAVKLKRPAGLVNPDAFDYQAWLLAQRIGATGTVVDGQLLTPARAAWRDGIRQRLLAVEAHGREGGLAALVLGDGSGLSTSDWQVLQDTGTVHLLVISGQHIGLLAGVVYLLIAGLARRGLWPRFLPWLPWACGLAFGAALGYGLLAGFDVPVRRACVMVAMVLLWRLRFRHLGLLLPLLMSLNLVLIFEPLVSLQPGFWLSFSAVAILILIFGGRLGAWGWWQSWTRAQWLIAIGLLPMLLALNLPVSISGPLANLLAVPWVSLIVLPPALLGTLLLPVPVIGEGLLWLAGAALEGLFVVLGWIADVRPAWLPSTVPVWAWAMSLLGALLLLMPQGMPMRLLGWPLLLLCVFPPLKSVPHGQVEVLQLDVGQGLAILLRTRHHTLLYDAGPRFGEFDIGQRVVLPAIRKAGVRKLDLMLLSHADADHAGGALAVHGALPVLRVLGGELARLDPRLDAQLCRNDETWEWDGVRFATWRWEQAEEGNQSSCMLSVEAMGERLLLTGDIDVEAEQAAINSDFDLRAHWLQAPHHGSRTSSSKLFLRAVAPVGVLISRGRNNAFGHPHPRVMARYRWHGIKSYDSAELGAVGLQLGTFGQPRAERGEQRFWRD; this comes from the coding sequence ATGCGCACAGGGATGATCGCGCTTGCTCTGGGTCTGTTGGCCCTGCGTTTTTTGCCCGTGTTGCCTCCGGTATGGCTATTGCTGCTGATGCCGGTGTTGGCGTTGATGCTGTTGCCGTTTCGCACTTATCCAGTGGCACTTTTTCTGTTTGGACTCACCTGGGCCTGTGTGTCGGCAAAGTCGGCGCTGGACGATCGTCTGTTGCCGCGCCTCGACGGGCAGACCTTGTGGCTGCAAGGCAAGGTGGTCGGTTTGCCGGGTGCTGCCGAAGGCGTGGTGCGTTTTGAGCTGGAGGATGCAACATCACGGCGGGCCAGGTTGCCGCAACTACTGCGTGTGGCCTGGTATGGCGGCCCCGAAGTGCGCAGCGGCGAGCGCTGGAAGCTTGCGGTCAAGCTCAAGCGTCCTGCCGGGCTGGTCAACCCCGATGCGTTCGATTATCAGGCCTGGTTGCTGGCCCAGCGCATTGGCGCTACCGGCACGGTGGTGGACGGGCAGTTGCTGACACCCGCACGCGCTGCATGGCGTGACGGGATTCGGCAGCGCCTGCTGGCGGTCGAAGCCCATGGTCGTGAAGGCGGGCTGGCGGCGCTGGTGCTGGGCGACGGCTCGGGCCTCTCGACTTCCGACTGGCAGGTGCTGCAGGACACCGGCACCGTGCATCTTCTGGTGATATCCGGCCAGCATATCGGTCTGTTGGCTGGTGTGGTCTATCTGCTGATCGCGGGGCTGGCTCGCCGGGGATTATGGCCGCGCTTTCTGCCCTGGCTGCCGTGGGCCTGCGGTCTGGCATTCGGGGCTGCGCTGGGGTATGGCCTGCTGGCCGGGTTCGATGTGCCGGTGCGTCGGGCTTGTGTGATGGTCGCGATGGTGCTGCTCTGGCGTTTGCGCTTTCGGCATCTCGGGCTGCTCTTGCCACTGTTGATGTCGCTCAATCTGGTCCTGATCTTCGAGCCTCTGGTCAGTTTGCAGCCGGGCTTCTGGCTGTCGTTCTCGGCGGTGGCGATTCTGATCCTGATCTTCGGCGGGCGTCTCGGTGCCTGGGGTTGGTGGCAGAGCTGGACGCGGGCTCAATGGTTGATCGCCATTGGTCTTCTGCCGATGCTGCTGGCCTTGAATCTGCCGGTCAGCATCAGTGGCCCGCTGGCCAATCTGCTGGCGGTGCCCTGGGTCAGCCTGATCGTATTACCTCCCGCATTACTTGGGACGCTGCTGTTGCCCGTCCCAGTGATTGGCGAAGGCCTGCTCTGGCTGGCCGGTGCTGCGCTGGAAGGCTTGTTCGTTGTTCTGGGCTGGATTGCCGATGTCCGGCCTGCCTGGCTGCCAAGCACAGTGCCAGTCTGGGCCTGGGCCATGAGCCTGCTGGGCGCTCTGCTGTTATTAATGCCCCAGGGCATGCCCATGCGTCTGTTGGGTTGGCCACTGTTATTGCTGTGCGTTTTCCCGCCGCTCAAATCGGTGCCCCACGGGCAGGTCGAGGTGCTTCAACTGGATGTCGGGCAAGGGCTGGCGATTCTCTTGCGCACCCGCCATCACACGCTGCTGTATGACGCCGGGCCGCGTTTCGGGGAGTTCGATATCGGCCAGCGGGTGGTGCTGCCCGCGATTCGCAAAGCCGGCGTGCGCAAGCTGGACCTGATGCTGCTCAGCCATGCCGACGCCGATCATGCCGGCGGTGCGCTGGCGGTACATGGCGCACTGCCGGTTCTTCGGGTCCTGGGTGGTGAGCTGGCAAGGCTTGATCCCCGACTTGATGCCCAACTGTGTCGCAACGATGAAACCTGGGAATGGGACGGTGTACGGTTTGCGACCTGGCGCTGGGAGCAGGCCGAGGAGGGCAATCAGTCGTCCTGCATGCTGAGTGTGGAGGCCATGGGCGAGCGATTGCTGCTGACCGGCGATATCGATGTTGAGGCCGAGCAGGCTGCGATTAACAGCGATTTCGATCTGCGCGCCCATTGGTTGCAGGCGCCCCATCATGGCAGCCGGACCTCTTCCTCCAAGCTGTTTCTGCGTGCCGTGGCGCCGGTGGGCGTGCTGATTTCCCGTGGACGCAACAATGCCTTCGGGCATCCTCATCCACGGGTGATGGCGCGTTATCGATGGCACGGGATCAAGAGCTACGACAGTGCCGAGCTGGGTGCTGTCGGGCTGCAACTGGGGACTTTCGGCCAACCCCGGGCAGAGCGGGGCGAGCAGCGCTTCTGGCGTGACTGA